In Athalia rosae chromosome 6, iyAthRosa1.1, whole genome shotgun sequence, one DNA window encodes the following:
- the LOC105688648 gene encoding proteoglycan 4 isoform X4, which yields MCSLNTPNSATGMLLSTNAFHPRPLLDHNTQVKQNASLPPAFQARPQGPPSGSPRFATNNGSSGPRLGGPQPPVLRRLDSRSSLVTGQRPFGPTSPQGQPIRPQGFPQRAPQPQLFPGQNQNYQNSPGGGPPKRFPSVSPQGQRLQTPPGPRSLVASGQQQQRPLQVNQQQPLGPNSLQYHASRPQVFPQRTPSQSSFHSDSPDGSRPGTPSSGGKLSSIFPQRQLMSGPEGLPPQTNFEASREPPRNGIPMNSDSPVQRSPMDPKISQNTAPVSMTAGIQGEKSNSEEKLGGEYVGNDKRPDSDAFGKTKAGSEAENSNGKQKPPPHTDDDDDVVIDSDSNKTGPAENFGSDASFPSKNNSPVPSKSPESFSTRTPVDFQQESHGHSPISQRTPSRESNSNIEQSRTPEPTKSPGPREAEGRVDVNREDSESPVSRKQINVPSPFPPKSLESTPGGSPQLRSERSTVNSPLANQELEERLSVSESPEASPKSLTPNIMGHDGSNARSPSSKSPIYSSSPSPNPPKSPISTSQSPNVPGSPVTGSPAPAKSPTPSSKSLNSPKSPIGTPQTPNPPKSPGCLRTVEGDKSGRSTPDGEVGKKRATFAKDLIMSGANKDDESAASTLSDVKDVELTTPEESSKGTPTTPSKGPPGTPKKSATPTTDRSRHRSRSPKSEKGKSPDKESAAARNRSARESKERSKTFANRSRKSEGDNDSGVDESTQGHEPTTNGDAGSPTKGHSKIPGPKRSTSSSPTKSPSKSAKGLPKTPDAGVATSATADKKKLPMNKIQVGAAPSPNLKTVRSKIGSLDNTSYRPGGGKVKIENRKLDFSKAQPKIAAKNDKYTPSGGDKKITQVKLQWNAKPKVGSLENSTYKPGGGDKKIETVKLDFKEKAKPKVASKDNVKHVPGGGTVKSPTTPPETPQKASDDIETLKIEVKAESKVGSMDNVKHKPGGGDKKIFNDKDYLRQTSSNVESLSGSGSQEKNGNVVLNVISPSPARRMKTLVDAEDSLTISSHSINSTSPISVNGATTPGRPKSRPEQMPVPPTTTPVEEKKPFPQSRKSSLVKTPDRSKTPEVPKKVTIAETQEMRSIETTRNPKSPTEKRPKTPEEKRPATPKHESPGSKTPDSDSKSSTPRNKSPQKKSPSEERQKSPRKKSISGETPTSAGGKGTPRKERSSPPNSLPLNNSEATDEKMRKSSSKEFRLPKIVSNMLPELTPQDPVITTTGSDSKIALPKLVETPTSSARTGVAQ from the exons GTAAAACAAAACGCGTCGCTTCCTCCGGCATTTCAAGCCCGACCTCAAGGCCCTCCTTCCGGATCCCCAAGATTTGCAACGAACAATGGCTCGAGTGGTCCACGGCTAGGAGGTCCGCAACCACCGGTTCTTAGGCGTTTGGACAGCCGGTCATCTCTGGTAACAGGTCAACGGCCCTTCGGCCCGACATCTCCGCAAGGTCAACCGATCAGACCTCAAGGGTTTCCGCAGCGAGCGCCGCAGCCCCAATTGTTCCCCGGGCAAAACCAGAATTATCAAAATTCCCCGGGTGGAGGGCCACCGAAACGTTTTCCTTCGGTGTCGCCGCAAGGCCAGCGACTGCAAACACCGCCGGGGCCTCGGAGTCTCGTCGCGTCCGGTCAGCAGCAACAACGTCCGTTGCAGGTCAATCAGCAGCAACCTCTCGGTCCGAATTCGTTACAGTATCACGCTTCGCGTCCCCAAGTATTCCCCCAAAGAACACCGTCCCAGAGCAGCTTCCACTCGGACTCTCCGGACGGATCTCGACCCGGAACACCTTCGTCCGGCGgtaaattatcatcaatttttccccaGAGGCAACTCATGTCTGGTCCGGAGGGTCTTCCGCCTCAAACAAACTTCGAAGCTTCGCGCGAGCCACCACGGAATGGCATACCGATGAATAGCGATTCGCCTGTGCAGCGGAGTCCGATGGACCCGAAAATCTCCCAGAATACCGCGCCGGTGTCCATGACGGCCGGTATTCAGGGGGAGAAATCAAACAGCGAGGAAAAATTGGGCGGCGAATATGTTGGAAATGATAAAAGGCCCGACTCCGATGCTTTCGGGAAAACAAAGGCTGGATCGGAGGCTGAAAATTCGAACGGCAAACAAAAACCGCCTCCTcataccgacgacgacgacgacgtggtCATTGATTCGGATTCGAATAAAACTGGACCAGCGGAAAATTTTGGCAGCGACGCCTCATTTCCCTCCAAAAACAACAGTCCGGTTCCCTCGAAGAGCCCGGAGTCTTTTTCGACTCGTACACCTGTGGATTTTCAACAGGAATCACACGGTCATTCTCCAATTTCTCAACGCACGCCTTCTCGCGAGTCCAATTCGAACATTGAACAATCTCGCACTCCAGAGCCGACGAAAAGCCCCGGACCTCGCGAGGCAGAAGGCAGAGTCGACGTTAACAGGGAGGATTCCGAGTCGCCGGTGTCCAGAAAACAGATCAACGTCCCGTCGCCGTTTCCTCCAAAGTCTCTGGAATCGACACCCGGAGGTTCGCCGCAACTTAGAAGCGAACGATCGACGGTGAATTCACCTCTCGCCAATCAAGAATTAGAGGAAAGACTGTCGGTCTCAGAATCTCCGGAAGCTTCTCCGAAGTCATTGACCCCAAATATCATGGGACACGACGGCAGCAACGCGAGATCTCCGTCTTCAAAATCCCCGATATATTCCTCTTCGCCATCACCGAACCCACCGAAATCACCGATCTCCACGTCACAGTCGCCGAACGTTCCTGGCTCTCCTGTGACGGGCTCCCCGGCACCCGCAAAGTCTCCGACTCCGTCTTCAAAGTCGCTAAATTCACCAAAGTCACCGATCGGAACTCCGCAAACGCCAAATCCCCCAAAGTCACCCGGTTGCTTGCGTACCGTGGAGGGAGACAAGTCCGGTCGAAGCACCCCGGATGGCGAAGTCGGAAAAAAGCGCGCGACCTTTGCCAAGGATTTGATCATGAGTGGTGCCAACAAAGACGACGAAAGCGCAGCTTCGACCTTGAGCGACGTCAAGGACGTTGAACTTACCACCCCCGAAGAATCGTCGAAAGGTACGCCGACCACCCCGTCGAAAGGACCCCCCGGTACACCGAAAAAGAGCGCCACACCAACCACAGATAGAAGTAGACACCGATCCCGTTCTCCGAAATCAGAGAAGGGAAAATCACCCGATAAAGAATCGGCGGCCGCACGAAATCGTTCGGCGAGAGAATCTAAAGAACGCAGTAAGACTTTCGCAAATCGTTCCAGGAAATCAG aaGGGGACAACGATAGCGGTGTGGACGAATCGACGCAAGGACAT GAGCCTACTACGAACGGAGATGCGGGATCTCCAACGAAGGGACACTCGAAAATTCCAGGCCCAAAAAGATCTACTTCGAGTTCACCGACCAAATCACCGAGCAAGTCTGCCAAAGGATTACCCAAAACTCCCGACGCTGGCGTAGCAACCTCCGCAACTGCggataaaaaaa AGCTACCGATGAACAAGATCCAAGTTGGCGCAGCGCCGTCGCCAAATTTGAAAACCGTCAGATCGAAGATTGGTTCTCTCGATAACACGAGCTACAGGCCAGGTGGAGGGAAagtgaaaatcgaaaacagaAAACTCGATTTCAGCAAGGCACAACCGAAAATCGCAGCTAAAAATGACAAGTACACACCGAGCGGTGGGGACAAAAAG ATAACGCAAGTGAAACTCCAATGGAACGCCAAGCCAAAAGTTGGATCACTGGAGAACTCGACGTACAAACCAGGTGGCGGTGACAAGAAGATTGAAACGGTTAAACTGGACTTCAAGGAGAAGGCAAAACCGAAAGTCGCATCCAAGGATAACGTGAAACACGTTCCGGGAGGTGGTACCGTCAAG TCTCCGACTACGCCGCCTGAAACGCCGCAGAAGGCATCAGACGAC ATcgagacgttgaaaatcgaagTGAAGGCTGAAAGCAAAGTGGGCTCGATGGACAACGTCAAGCACAAGCCAGGGGGTGGCGacaaaaagattttcaatgaCAAGGACTACCTTCGACAGACAAGCTCCAACGTAGAAAGTTTAAGTGGCAGCGGTTCTCAG gagaaaaatggaaatgtcgtcCTGAATGTTATCTCGCCTTCGCCAGCCCGGAGAATGAAGACGCTCGTGGATGCAGAAGATAGTCTAACGATTTCATCACACAGCATCAATTCTACGAGTCCAATTTCTGTCAACGGAGCAACAACCCCCGGTAGACCAAAATCTCGACCTGAACAGATGCCGGTACCACCGACAACGACGCcggtcgaagagaaaaaaccgtTTCCTCAATCTCGGAAATCCAGTCTTGTAAAAACACCAGACAGATCAAAGACACCCGAGGTACCGAAAAAAGTAACCATCGCCGAAACCCAGGAAATGAGATCGATCGAAACCACTCGAAATCCAAAATCACCGACCGAAAAAAGGCCGAAGACTCCGGAGGAGAAAAGACCGGCGACTCCTAAGCATGAATCTCCTGGTTCAAAGACTCCAGATTCCGACAGTAAATCTTCAACACCACGCAACAAAAGCCCGCAGAAAAAATCACCGAGCGAAGAGCGTCAGAAGAGCCctcgaaaaaaatctatctcTGGTGAAACTCCGACCTCCGCTGGGGGAAAGGGAACCCCAAGAAAGGAAAGATCATCCCCACCCAATAGTTTACCGTTGAATAATTCGGAGGctaccgatgaaaaaatgcggaaatctTCCTCCAAGGAATTCAGACTCCCTAAAATAGTATCGAATATGTTGCCAGAATTGACGCCCCAAGATCCTGTTATAACGACGACTGGATCAGATTCGAAAATTGCTTTGCCAAAGTTGGTCGAAACACCAACATCGTCCGCGCGAACTGGGGTAGCTCAGTAA
- the LOC105688648 gene encoding serine/arginine repetitive matrix protein 2 isoform X1, whose translation MCSLNTPNSATGMLLSTNAFHPRPLLDHNTQVKQNASLPPAFQARPQGPPSGSPRFATNNGSSGPRLGGPQPPVLRRLDSRSSLVTGQRPFGPTSPQGQPIRPQGFPQRAPQPQLFPGQNQNYQNSPGGGPPKRFPSVSPQGQRLQTPPGPRSLVASGQQQQRPLQVNQQQPLGPNSLQYHASRPQVFPQRTPSQSSFHSDSPDGSRPGTPSSGGKLSSIFPQRQLMSGPEGLPPQTNFEASREPPRNGIPMNSDSPVQRSPMDPKISQNTAPVSMTAGIQGEKSNSEEKLGGEYVGNDKRPDSDAFGKTKAGSEAENSNGKQKPPPHTDDDDDVVIDSDSNKTGPAENFGSDASFPSKNNSPVPSKSPESFSTRTPVDFQQESHGHSPISQRTPSRESNSNIEQSRTPEPTKSPGPREAEGRVDVNREDSESPVSRKQINVPSPFPPKSLESTPGGSPQLRSERSTVNSPLANQELEERLSVSESPEASPKSLTPNIMGHDGSNARSPSSKSPIYSSSPSPNPPKSPISTSQSPNVPGSPVTGSPAPAKSPTPSSKSLNSPKSPIGTPQTPNPPKSPGCLRTVEGDKSGRSTPDGEVGKKRATFAKDLIMSGANKDDESAASTLSDVKDVELTTPEESSKGTPTTPSKGPPGTPKKSATPTTDRSRHRSRSPKSEKGKSPDKESAAARNRSARESKERSKTFANRSRKSEGDNDSGVDESTQGHEPTTNGDAGSPTKGHSKIPGPKRSTSSSPTKSPSKSAKGLPKTPDAGVATSATADKKKLPMNKIQVGAAPSPNLKTVRSKIGSLDNTSYRPGGGKVKIENRKLDFSKAQPKIAAKNDKYTPSGGDKKITQVKLQWNAKPKVGSLENSTYKPGGGDKKIETVKLDFKEKAKPKVASKDNVKHVPGGGTVKLRNIKEKNHRTKTSPTTPPETPQKASDDIETLKIEVKAESKVGSMDNVKHKPGGGDKKIFNDKDYLRQTSSNVESLSGSGSQEKNGNVVLNVISPSPARRMKTLVDAEDSLTISSHSINSTSPISVNGATTPGRPKSRPEQMPVPPTTTPVEEKKPFPQSRKSSLVKTPDRSKTPEVPKKVTIAETQEMRSIETTRNPKSPTEKRPKTPEEKRPATPKHESPGSKTPDSDSKSSTPRNKSPQKKSPSEERQKSPRKKSISGETPTSAGGKGTPRKERSSPPNSLPLNNSEATDEKMRKSSSKEFRLPKIVSNMLPELTPQDPVITTTGSDSKIALPKLVETPTSSARTGVAQ comes from the exons GTAAAACAAAACGCGTCGCTTCCTCCGGCATTTCAAGCCCGACCTCAAGGCCCTCCTTCCGGATCCCCAAGATTTGCAACGAACAATGGCTCGAGTGGTCCACGGCTAGGAGGTCCGCAACCACCGGTTCTTAGGCGTTTGGACAGCCGGTCATCTCTGGTAACAGGTCAACGGCCCTTCGGCCCGACATCTCCGCAAGGTCAACCGATCAGACCTCAAGGGTTTCCGCAGCGAGCGCCGCAGCCCCAATTGTTCCCCGGGCAAAACCAGAATTATCAAAATTCCCCGGGTGGAGGGCCACCGAAACGTTTTCCTTCGGTGTCGCCGCAAGGCCAGCGACTGCAAACACCGCCGGGGCCTCGGAGTCTCGTCGCGTCCGGTCAGCAGCAACAACGTCCGTTGCAGGTCAATCAGCAGCAACCTCTCGGTCCGAATTCGTTACAGTATCACGCTTCGCGTCCCCAAGTATTCCCCCAAAGAACACCGTCCCAGAGCAGCTTCCACTCGGACTCTCCGGACGGATCTCGACCCGGAACACCTTCGTCCGGCGgtaaattatcatcaatttttccccaGAGGCAACTCATGTCTGGTCCGGAGGGTCTTCCGCCTCAAACAAACTTCGAAGCTTCGCGCGAGCCACCACGGAATGGCATACCGATGAATAGCGATTCGCCTGTGCAGCGGAGTCCGATGGACCCGAAAATCTCCCAGAATACCGCGCCGGTGTCCATGACGGCCGGTATTCAGGGGGAGAAATCAAACAGCGAGGAAAAATTGGGCGGCGAATATGTTGGAAATGATAAAAGGCCCGACTCCGATGCTTTCGGGAAAACAAAGGCTGGATCGGAGGCTGAAAATTCGAACGGCAAACAAAAACCGCCTCCTcataccgacgacgacgacgacgtggtCATTGATTCGGATTCGAATAAAACTGGACCAGCGGAAAATTTTGGCAGCGACGCCTCATTTCCCTCCAAAAACAACAGTCCGGTTCCCTCGAAGAGCCCGGAGTCTTTTTCGACTCGTACACCTGTGGATTTTCAACAGGAATCACACGGTCATTCTCCAATTTCTCAACGCACGCCTTCTCGCGAGTCCAATTCGAACATTGAACAATCTCGCACTCCAGAGCCGACGAAAAGCCCCGGACCTCGCGAGGCAGAAGGCAGAGTCGACGTTAACAGGGAGGATTCCGAGTCGCCGGTGTCCAGAAAACAGATCAACGTCCCGTCGCCGTTTCCTCCAAAGTCTCTGGAATCGACACCCGGAGGTTCGCCGCAACTTAGAAGCGAACGATCGACGGTGAATTCACCTCTCGCCAATCAAGAATTAGAGGAAAGACTGTCGGTCTCAGAATCTCCGGAAGCTTCTCCGAAGTCATTGACCCCAAATATCATGGGACACGACGGCAGCAACGCGAGATCTCCGTCTTCAAAATCCCCGATATATTCCTCTTCGCCATCACCGAACCCACCGAAATCACCGATCTCCACGTCACAGTCGCCGAACGTTCCTGGCTCTCCTGTGACGGGCTCCCCGGCACCCGCAAAGTCTCCGACTCCGTCTTCAAAGTCGCTAAATTCACCAAAGTCACCGATCGGAACTCCGCAAACGCCAAATCCCCCAAAGTCACCCGGTTGCTTGCGTACCGTGGAGGGAGACAAGTCCGGTCGAAGCACCCCGGATGGCGAAGTCGGAAAAAAGCGCGCGACCTTTGCCAAGGATTTGATCATGAGTGGTGCCAACAAAGACGACGAAAGCGCAGCTTCGACCTTGAGCGACGTCAAGGACGTTGAACTTACCACCCCCGAAGAATCGTCGAAAGGTACGCCGACCACCCCGTCGAAAGGACCCCCCGGTACACCGAAAAAGAGCGCCACACCAACCACAGATAGAAGTAGACACCGATCCCGTTCTCCGAAATCAGAGAAGGGAAAATCACCCGATAAAGAATCGGCGGCCGCACGAAATCGTTCGGCGAGAGAATCTAAAGAACGCAGTAAGACTTTCGCAAATCGTTCCAGGAAATCAG aaGGGGACAACGATAGCGGTGTGGACGAATCGACGCAAGGACAT GAGCCTACTACGAACGGAGATGCGGGATCTCCAACGAAGGGACACTCGAAAATTCCAGGCCCAAAAAGATCTACTTCGAGTTCACCGACCAAATCACCGAGCAAGTCTGCCAAAGGATTACCCAAAACTCCCGACGCTGGCGTAGCAACCTCCGCAACTGCggataaaaaaa AGCTACCGATGAACAAGATCCAAGTTGGCGCAGCGCCGTCGCCAAATTTGAAAACCGTCAGATCGAAGATTGGTTCTCTCGATAACACGAGCTACAGGCCAGGTGGAGGGAAagtgaaaatcgaaaacagaAAACTCGATTTCAGCAAGGCACAACCGAAAATCGCAGCTAAAAATGACAAGTACACACCGAGCGGTGGGGACAAAAAG ATAACGCAAGTGAAACTCCAATGGAACGCCAAGCCAAAAGTTGGATCACTGGAGAACTCGACGTACAAACCAGGTGGCGGTGACAAGAAGATTGAAACGGTTAAACTGGACTTCAAGGAGAAGGCAAAACCGAAAGTCGCATCCAAGGATAACGTGAAACACGTTCCGGGAGGTGGTACCGTCAAG CTGAGGAATATCAAggagaaaaatcatcgaacgaaAACT TCTCCGACTACGCCGCCTGAAACGCCGCAGAAGGCATCAGACGAC ATcgagacgttgaaaatcgaagTGAAGGCTGAAAGCAAAGTGGGCTCGATGGACAACGTCAAGCACAAGCCAGGGGGTGGCGacaaaaagattttcaatgaCAAGGACTACCTTCGACAGACAAGCTCCAACGTAGAAAGTTTAAGTGGCAGCGGTTCTCAG gagaaaaatggaaatgtcgtcCTGAATGTTATCTCGCCTTCGCCAGCCCGGAGAATGAAGACGCTCGTGGATGCAGAAGATAGTCTAACGATTTCATCACACAGCATCAATTCTACGAGTCCAATTTCTGTCAACGGAGCAACAACCCCCGGTAGACCAAAATCTCGACCTGAACAGATGCCGGTACCACCGACAACGACGCcggtcgaagagaaaaaaccgtTTCCTCAATCTCGGAAATCCAGTCTTGTAAAAACACCAGACAGATCAAAGACACCCGAGGTACCGAAAAAAGTAACCATCGCCGAAACCCAGGAAATGAGATCGATCGAAACCACTCGAAATCCAAAATCACCGACCGAAAAAAGGCCGAAGACTCCGGAGGAGAAAAGACCGGCGACTCCTAAGCATGAATCTCCTGGTTCAAAGACTCCAGATTCCGACAGTAAATCTTCAACACCACGCAACAAAAGCCCGCAGAAAAAATCACCGAGCGAAGAGCGTCAGAAGAGCCctcgaaaaaaatctatctcTGGTGAAACTCCGACCTCCGCTGGGGGAAAGGGAACCCCAAGAAAGGAAAGATCATCCCCACCCAATAGTTTACCGTTGAATAATTCGGAGGctaccgatgaaaaaatgcggaaatctTCCTCCAAGGAATTCAGACTCCCTAAAATAGTATCGAATATGTTGCCAGAATTGACGCCCCAAGATCCTGTTATAACGACGACTGGATCAGATTCGAAAATTGCTTTGCCAAAGTTGGTCGAAACACCAACATCGTCCGCGCGAACTGGGGTAGCTCAGTAA